The DNA region GCCGGCATGCAGCTCAACGAGAAGGGCTACTACTTCACCGTGCTCGTGTTCGGCCTCTATGCGGCGATCTCGCTACAGAAGAGCGTGCGTGACCGCGCGGAAGGCATTCCCGTCACCGGCATTTACTACGGGCTGAGCTGGGTTGCGCTGTTGCTCGCGATCGCGCTGCTGGTCGTCGGCCTCTTCAACGCGACGCTGCAATTGAGCGAGAAGGGCTTCTACGCGATGTCGTTCGTGCTCGCGTTGTTCGGTGCGGTGGCCGTGCAGAAGAACACGCGCGACCTGCAGAACGCGAAGCCGCGCTATCCCGACGCCGAATCGGCGCCGTCCGTCCAGGAGTGACGGCATGCGAAGCGGGCGCCTTCCAGGCCGCCCGCTTTGCGACGACGGTCGCGGGCGACCCGCATTCGCCGATGCGCGGCGGGCTCCCCGCCCATTCGTTTCATCCATGCCGGTGCGCATGACGATGGAGATATTCCGGATGCCAGACTTCACAGAAGCCACGCGACACGCCCGCGCGGCGGCCCGCGCCGTGGCGGCGCAGGCCGCGCTCGTGCTGGAGACGAACAACCTGCGCGGCGGCGCGGGGCTCGTGCAGGCCGTCGACAGCCTGAAGCGCCTCGTATCGGCGCTGTCGAAGCAGACCGTACCGCCCGCGGCACTCGCGCAATGGATCATCACGCACGACGGCCTGCCGGCCGATGCGTGCGCGGAGATCGCCGCGCTGGCCGGCCGCCCGATCGACTTCGTCGAGATCGGCGCGAGCACCGGCTACTACGATGCGAAGAACGACGGGTTCGACCACGTCGACGCGGCCCGCTGCGACATCGTCGTGTTCGGCGATGCCGATTGCCGGCCGGCCGACGACTGGCTCGAGCACCTGCTCGCACCGTTCGCGCGCGAAGCGGGCGATGCGCCCGCCGCGGTGGCGGGGCGCACCAGCTATGCGCCGAACGTGCTCGGCATCGCGCTGACGTCGATCGATTTCATGTATTTCCCGAGCCCGCTGCGTGACGGTGCGACACGCAATTTCTACGCGAACAACGTCGCGTTCCGGCGCGACGTATTCGCACGATTCCGCTACGAGCCGCTCGACGGCGTCTATCGCGCGCATTGCCAGGTGATGGGGCTGCGGATGCAGGCGGCCGGCGTGGCCGTCGAGTTCGCGCCGGCCGCGCACACCGAGCATCGGCTGCCGGACACGCATCGCGAATCGCTGAAGCTGCGCTGGATGCGCGGGGAGGACAGCGTCGGGCTGACGCCGTATCTCGTGAACGCGTACCTGCCGCGCGGGTGGCAGTGGCTCGGCCGCAGCGGCCCGCTCGGCCCGTTCTGCGTGATGGCCATGCGGCTCGGCTACAGTCTGCGCGCGCTGAATCGCCAGCAGTTGCCGCGACTGGGCGCTGCCCGCTATCTCGCGGCCGTGGGCGTCACGATCGCCGCGTCTGCCATCGATACGCTCGGCGCGCTCGCGCGCGGTTTCGGTCTCGCCGGGCGTGCATCGGCGCGGCGCGATCTCGAAGCGCTCTCCTATCACCGTCATTGAGCCGGTGCCGCGCATCGCGCGGCCATGGCACGCCCACATCCTGCACCCCTCCCGACAACGACCATGTCCTCTCTCGCCACCCGTGTTGCCTGCCTCGCCCTGTTTGCCGCCAGCGTCGGCGCCCATGCCGCGCCGGTCGACCATGCGGGGCGCGGGATCTACCACTTCGCATCGCAAAGCGGCTGCCCGTTCGCGAACGCGGCCGCCGCGGACTGCAATCGCGTCGCGCTCGATGCGCCGGACGTTCACGCGAGCATCGATACCGATGCGCACGCGATCGTCTTCTCAAGCGACGAGACCCGCCGCACGAAGGACGTACTCGGCGACGTGCTGCTGCAGGGCACGGGCGTCGACGGCGACGGCCGGCGCGTGCCGCTGGGCGTGCATGTGCTGCTGCGTCGCGACGGCGCGAAATGGGACCGCGACGTGTACGTCCATGCGCCCGTGCACGGCACGTTCACCGATGTCCGGATCGATCCGTATCGCGTGCGGGTGAAGGAGGGCGACGGCGAGCGCGACGTGCTCACGCCGGACGAAACGCTGGCACTGTTCGCGCATCCGTCGCTTGCATCGCGGCTCGCGCGGCATCTCGTGAAGGTGAGCGCGACCGATCCGAAGCAGCCGTCCGCAGATGACATCACGATTGGGCTTGGCGTCGGCGGCCTGACGAAGTCGGTCGCGCGTGC from Burkholderia ambifaria AMMD includes:
- the yiaA gene encoding inner membrane protein YiaA; amino-acid sequence: MNQTTIQQPSFAFVAASWAALIAGFAAFLIGLWNAGMQLNEKGYYFTVLVFGLYAAISLQKSVRDRAEGIPVTGIYYGLSWVALLLAIALLVVGLFNATLQLSEKGFYAMSFVLALFGAVAVQKNTRDLQNAKPRYPDAESAPSVQE
- a CDS encoding glycosyltransferase — translated: MPDFTEATRHARAAARAVAAQAALVLETNNLRGGAGLVQAVDSLKRLVSALSKQTVPPAALAQWIITHDGLPADACAEIAALAGRPIDFVEIGASTGYYDAKNDGFDHVDAARCDIVVFGDADCRPADDWLEHLLAPFAREAGDAPAAVAGRTSYAPNVLGIALTSIDFMYFPSPLRDGATRNFYANNVAFRRDVFARFRYEPLDGVYRAHCQVMGLRMQAAGVAVEFAPAAHTEHRLPDTHRESLKLRWMRGEDSVGLTPYLVNAYLPRGWQWLGRSGPLGPFCVMAMRLGYSLRALNRQQLPRLGAARYLAAVGVTIAASAIDTLGALARGFGLAGRASARRDLEALSYHRH